Within the Synergistaceae bacterium genome, the region GCCCAGGGCTATCGTCCTCATCCCCTTCATCTGAAACGCGTTCACCGTCCCGACGTATATCATCAGCAAGAAGACGGACAGGGAGAGTACGAAGCGCCCCCACTCGATCAGGCGGCGAAGCGGCGCCGGAAGGTGCGGAACCACGAAGTCGATCACCATGTGATCCCCCCTCAGGGCCGCTCCAAGGGCACCGACCATCACCATCCACACCAGGGAGAAGCGAGCCGCCTCCTCGGTCCATATAAGAGAGCTCTTGAAAACGTAGCGGCACATCACTCCGATGATGATATCGCCGACGTTTATCGCCAGAAGTATGCAGGCGCCCCAAGCACTGATCCGCTCAAGCCTTCGGAGCCAAGCAGAGCCAAGGGCACCTGCGCTATCGTTTAAACCGACGCCGTTTTGCATTGGCAGCAAGAATCCGACCCGGCTACTCTTTCGCCTTCTCGTTGGCTCGTCTTGCGCACTGGAGCGACTTCTCCAGCCAATCCTCGCCGACCGTCTCCTTGAGCCACTCGACGTAGGCGGGCTGTCCGGCGCTTCGGAAGGTCTCCATCTCCTCGTCGTTCGGGTAACAGGCTATCATGCCCCTCTCCACCAGGAAGTCGATGTCCTTCTGGTCCTGTATGGCCATTGCCTCGCGGTTGAGGACGTTGGCCTTCTTCGCCGCGTCAAGGACGACGACCCTGTGCTCTTCCGGCAAAGAGTCCATCAGGTCCCCGTTGATCACCAGGAACTGGTCCGAGTACTGGATGTTCGCAAGGGTCAGGTATTTTTGGACCTCTTGGAGGCTGCCCATCTTGATGTACATCGCCGGATTCATCTGACCGTCCACTACGCTGGTCTTAAGCGCCAGGTAGAGCTCTGTCCACGGGACAGGTGTGCCGCTTGCGCCGAAGGACTTGTAGAGTATCACCTGTCCCTCGTCCATGCCGCGGAACTTCAGTCCCTCGAAGTCCTCCGCCCTCCTGATCTCCCTGACGTTATTGGTGAAGGCAAGGAACCCGCCCTCCTCGACCGCCTCGACCAGGTAGGCCCCGGTGCGGGCGTGGAACTCCTCCTTCGCGTCGTTCCAGAACTGGCTCTCGTCGAAGAAGAAGTGCGCCGCCTTGAAGCTGTCGAACATGAAGGGGACCGCGGAGGCGTAGATCTCGGGGAAGACCGGTGCGACACCGGCGAAGGAGGCCACGTTCATGATCGGGAGGTTCATCCCCTGCTTAAGCAGAAGCTCCATCCGCTCCTCCTCGTTCCCCAACTGGCTGTCAGGGAAGAGTTCGATGATCACCTCGCCGCCCGTCCCCTCCTCCACCAGTCTCTTGAAGTTCGAGGCGAACAGGTGCACAGCGTTGTTCTCCTCGTCAGCGGGGCCGTTGTAGGACATCTTTACCTCAACCGCCGCCTCCGAGCCGACCGGTAGGACAAGGGCGCAAAACCCCAACACCGCCGCAAGAGCAAACAACTTGAAGCACTTCATCGGGCTCACCATCCTTTCATGATTCGCCGGGGAAACCGGCTTGCTGAAAAAACTTCTGGACTCTTGAACTGTGCATAATAGTACACCAAAACAGCCGGCGATATAAGGGACTTTCGACCCGGTTGGCCGAGTTCTAACCGCCTTGATGCCGCCTGTCCGTCCGGAGGGCCGCCCTGTCGGGGAAGTCGGCCCCCACTCCCGTACGGCGGATCCTCAGCATCTCTCCCAGGGCATCGTAAAGCCCCCCGCAGCACGACAGATCCCCGTTTTCAACGATTATGCGGGCAAACTTGTTCTGCGCGTCCCACAGGTCCATCTCGAGCCCCTGGTCCCTGAAAAAGAGCAGCAGCTCCATTATCCGGCGAAGGGCGAGCTCGTCGAGGGGCGAGCGCTCGAGCGAGTCGAAGAGCCTCTTCAGCAGGCTCATACCGGAGTGCCTGACGAAGGCCGAGTCGACATGGATACCGAGGCGCGTCCCCCCGGAGATCTTCTTTTCTATCAGCTTGATGTCCGGCTGCTCTGCCTCGAAGTCATGCCTCAGATCGTCGTTTAGCACCACCTCCGCCGCGCTCCTGAGCACGTCCGGGATCGGCATGCCGATGTCGGTGAGGTAGAAGAGCAGGTCGGAGTAGCCGGAGACCGTCCGTCTCAAAGAGGAGACCACCTCTTCCACATCGGCTGATATTATCCTGTTGAGTATGCGCTGCTGATCGTCCTTGAAGAGGTGACGGAAGGAGAAGGTGTTGTGCCCGAAGACCTCGACCAACGTCCTCTCGTTCCCCTCCCTCAGCGAGTCCTCAAGCCTCTCGGCGAAGCCATCCTCTGCGAAGGCGCTCTTCTCGGCAACCCCGCAGAGAGCCTTCCTGCCTCCGACGTGCAGAGCCGCGACGAACAGCTCCTTTTCGTCGAGGGTGAGCTCCGAGCGCACGGCCAGGTCGCCTATTACGTAAACCCGCCCGTCCGTCTTCACCCGCCTCATCGAGCAGTACGGGATTCTGTAGGTGTAGAACGAGTCCTCCCGGTCCAACTTCACCTCCCCCTCCGTGCGGGAGAAGAGAGAGGAGAAGGCGTAGTGCGCCCCGGCTCGCAGGAGGTTCGACATGGACGGAGTCACGAATACCTCGAAGACCCTCCTGCCGTTCTCCAGCTCGGCGATGTTGCTCGGCGCCCGCTCCAGCGAGTCCATGAAGGGCGTCCACAGGTCCTCGCCGGGGAAGAGGTATCCGCAAAGCTCCAGGGCCCTTGCCGCGTAGGCCATCACCTGGATGTTCTCGATGCCCGATATGTCGTCGAAGAACCAGCCGCAGCTGGTATACATAAGGTTCAGGTTGAGCTGAAGCTCCATCAGCCGAAGCCCCTTGACCCTCTCGTCGTGCGATAGAGCCCTCCCGGCCTCCCCCTCTACGAAGCCCGCGGGCGACGACCTCGACCGGTCGAAGAAGACGTCGATGTACCTGTTGCGCGCTCCCCACGGGTCGGGGAACAGCCCGGCCGAATCCCTCTCAAACAGAGTCGCGGCCGAATCCCTCAGCCCGTCCATGGCCGCCCGGAGAGGCGCTCGCCAGCTCTGGTTCCAGCCGGGGCGGGAGTGAGCCGAGCAGCCGCAGTCCTCCTTCCACCTGCCGACTCCGTGAACGCAGCTCCACGAGGAGTTCTCGACGATTCTTACCTCCTCCATGGGCGGGTAGAACTCCAGGAACTCTCCGTAGACGGTCAGAGCCGCCTCCCTGGATCTCTCTATCGTGTCCAGGCAGTAGGCCAGGGCCATGTCCCCGTACTTATGATGGTGCCCGAAGGTCTCTCCGTCCGTCGCCACGGAGACGAGTCGCGGGTCTGCCGAGCCGCCTCCACACACGGAGTCGATCAGCATCCTCGCAAAGTCGCCGCCGTTCCTGAGCGCGTCGCCGAACGCGACCTTCTGCGCGAGGGCGCCGTGGTAGAAAAATACCGCGATCTCCCGCCCCGACGAAAGGGAGCATACATAGGGTCGACTGGTGTCCACCCTCTCCCCCGCGACGCCGATCCACGACGAGGATCGGCCGGAGCGCACCGAGTCGGCCTGCCGAGGCGCGAGTATTACGAACCTGATTCCGTTCTCCGTCAAGATATCGAGCGTCTCGGAGTCGACCGCCGTCTCCGGGAGCCACAGGCCCTCCGGATCACGTCCGAAGCGCCTCCTGAAGTCCTCCAACCCCCAGTGGACTTGAGTGATCTTGTCCCTCTTGTTGGCAAGGGGCATGATCATGTGGTTGTAGGCCTGCGCGATCGCCGGTCCGTGACCGGAAAAGCGCCTTGCGCCGAGCCTGTCGGCCTCCAGGATGCACCGGTAGTACTCGGGGCGTTTCTGCTCCATCCATGACAGCAGAGTGGGGCCGAAGTTGAAGCTGATCCTGGAGTAGTTGTTCACTATGCTCCTGATCCAGCCCTGGTCGTCGAAAAGCCGGGCCGCCGCGTTCGGACCGTAGCACTCCTCCGCGATGCGCTCGTTCCAGTCGTGCCACGGAGCGGCCGACTCCTGGATCTCGATCTCTCCGATCCACGGGTTCTCCCTCGGGGGCTGGTAGAAATGACCGTGAAGACATATGAAGCGGTTCAAGAAGATCACTCCCGTCCTTCTCTCTGTTTTCATAGTATACCTCTTTCTTCCTCCCTTAGTGTACAATTAAAAAAAGAAAGGGGGTGCTTTTTCTGGACAGACTCTGCGGGATATTGCTCCCGGTATTCTCCCTCCCGGGGAGATGGGGCATAGGGGACCTTGGACCCGAAGCGACGGGGTTCGTCGGCTTTCTCTCTCGCTCGGGGCAGAGGTTATGGCAAGTGTTGCCCCTTTCGGAGACGGACGGCGCGATGGGAAACTCACCGTACAGCTCGCCGTCCGCATTCGCGGGGAATCACCTCTTCATCCCGCCGGAGGCCCTTGTCGACAGGGGACTTCTGTCGACCGGGGAGCTTGCCGGTGCGCCGGTTTTTCCGGAGGACAGGGTGAACTACGACCTTGCGAGGGACTACAAGGGCAGACTGCTTCGCAGGGCCTTCGAGAGCTTCTCGCCAGTGCCCGACTACGAGCGGTTCCTGGAGGAGCACGGCTATTGGCTTTTCGATTATGCCCTGTACGTTTCAATAAAGCGGCGAATGGAAGGATTGCCGTGGTACGAGTGGCCGGACGGGCTGAAACGCAGGGAGGAAAGAGCGTTGGAGAGGGCCCGCACGGAGCTTCGCGAGGAGATCGACTTCGTCCTTTTCTTGCAGTTCCTCTTCTTCGAGGGCATGGGGCAGTTGAGGAGCGAGTGCGACGCGAAGGGGATAGAGCTGCTCGGCGACATGCCGATCTACGTCAACTACGACAGCTCGGACGTCTGGTCGAACCCCGGCCTTTTCCAGCTGGACGACGATCTCGTCCCGAAGGAGGTCTCCGGAGTGCCGCCCGACTACTTCAGCAGCACCGGGCAGCTCTGGGGCAATCCGCTGTATGACTGGGAGGAGATGGAGAAGGACGGCTTCTCATGGTGGATAAATCGACTTAGGCACTCTTTGTCGATGTTCCACACAGTCAGGATAGACCACTTCCGCGGCCTGTTCGGCTACTGGGCCGTGCCGTGGGGGGACGCCACCGCGGAGAGGGGCGCCTGGCGGGAGGCCCGTCCCGAGGGTTTTTTCCGCTCTGTCGCGGAAAACCTGCCGAGTTCCAGCTTCCTGGCGGAGAATTTAGGCGTCATCACGCCCGACGTCACGGAGGGAATGAAGAGGGGCGGCTTCCCCGGCATGGCGGTGCTGCTATTCGGATTCGGCGGGGACATGAGGGACAACCCCCACATACCGCACAACTACGTCACGGACCTCGCCGCCTACAGCGGGACGCATGACAACAACACCGCCCTTGGATGGTACAGGGAGGATGCCACGGACGCCGAGCGCAAGGCCCTCGCCCGTTACGCGGGGCTTGTCCCGAAGGACAAGGAGGTCCCGGAGATAGTCGTCAGAATGGTGCTCTCCTCAGTTGCGGAGCGGGCCGTCATCCCCCTTCAGGACTACCTGGGGCTCGGAGGGGAGGCCAGGGTCAACAGGCCGGCGACGACCTCCGGCAACTGGGAGTGGAGGGCCCGGGAGCAGTTTTTCACTGAAGAGTTCTCCAAGGGGATAAAGCAACTCGCTGAAATATACGGAAGAAACTAGTGGGGAGGCTTCAAAAACCTGGCCTTTCTCTGGTAAAATCATATATAGAGCATTTTTGCGCTTTGTGAAGTTCGGGCGCAGGGTTTTATATTTTTGTCTTTCTAAAGAGGTGAGCCTTGCTCATGATAACCACGCATCATCAAAGAGAACTGGGTAGTTCGATACGAAGACTTATGGAGACGGATCCGGCCTTCAGGCCCGTTGCCTACCTGTCCATGGAGATCGGGATCAAGGAGTCCATTCCGACATACTCGGGGGGCCTGGGGATACTGGCCGGCGACATACTCAAGAGTGCGGCCGACCTGGGGGTGCCGATCGTCGGCGTCACCCTGCTCTACCGCAAGGGGTACTTTCAGCAGTCCTTCAACACAGACGGCTGGCAGATGGAGAAGCCGGTGCTGTGGCAGCCGGTGCAGGAGCTGACCCTGCTGCCCAACCAGATCACCCTGACCCTGCAGGACAGGGAGGTCCACGTGCGGACCTGGCAGTACGAGATACTCGGCATCTCGGGTCACCCGGTGCCTGTCTTCTTTCTCGACACGGACTTCGAGGACAACCACCCCGACGACCGCAAGCTGACCTGGCACCTTTACGGTGGAGACCAGACCTACAGACTCTGCCAGGAGATGGTGCTGGGCGTCGGTGGACTGAGGATGCTGCGCGACCTCGGGTACAAGAACATAGAGACCTTTCACATGAACGAGGGGCACGCCGGATTCCTCACCCTGGAGCTGATGAGGGAGCAGGGCTACTTCGACGTGGACAAGATCCGAGAGCAGGTGATCTTCACCACTCATACACCCGTGCCGGCCGGGCACGACTTCTTCCGATTCGACCTGGTGGACAGGGTGATCTCGCAACAGGCCTCGATGAACCTGAAACGCATGCTCCCGAATTCCGACGGGGTTTCGATGACCGAGTTGGGGATCCGCTTCAGCCGCTATGTCAACGCCGTGTCGAAAAAGCACGCCGAGGTGAGCAGGAAGATGTTCTCCATGCCGGAGATAGACTGGATCACCAACGGCATACATCCGGGGACGTGGATAAGCAACGGCATAAGAAGGCTGCTGAACGCCCACATACCCGGCTGGGAGCATGACCCCGGCAGGCTGGTACAGGCGGTTAAGATCCCGCCGGACGAGATCTGGAG harbors:
- the malQ gene encoding 4-alpha-glucanotransferase, producing MLPVFSLPGRWGIGDLGPEATGFVGFLSRSGQRLWQVLPLSETDGAMGNSPYSSPSAFAGNHLFIPPEALVDRGLLSTGELAGAPVFPEDRVNYDLARDYKGRLLRRAFESFSPVPDYERFLEEHGYWLFDYALYVSIKRRMEGLPWYEWPDGLKRREERALERARTELREEIDFVLFLQFLFFEGMGQLRSECDAKGIELLGDMPIYVNYDSSDVWSNPGLFQLDDDLVPKEVSGVPPDYFSSTGQLWGNPLYDWEEMEKDGFSWWINRLRHSLSMFHTVRIDHFRGLFGYWAVPWGDATAERGAWREARPEGFFRSVAENLPSSSFLAENLGVITPDVTEGMKRGGFPGMAVLLFGFGGDMRDNPHIPHNYVTDLAAYSGTHDNNTALGWYREDATDAERKALARYAGLVPKDKEVPEIVVRMVLSSVAERAVIPLQDYLGLGGEARVNRPATTSGNWEWRAREQFFTEEFSKGIKQLAEIYGRN
- the dctP gene encoding TRAP transporter substrate-binding protein DctP, with protein sequence MVSPMKCFKLFALAAVLGFCALVLPVGSEAAVEVKMSYNGPADEENNAVHLFASNFKRLVEEGTGGEVIIELFPDSQLGNEEERMELLLKQGMNLPIMNVASFAGVAPVFPEIYASAVPFMFDSFKAAHFFFDESQFWNDAKEEFHARTGAYLVEAVEEGGFLAFTNNVREIRRAEDFEGLKFRGMDEGQVILYKSFGASGTPVPWTELYLALKTSVVDGQMNPAMYIKMGSLQEVQKYLTLANIQYSDQFLVINGDLMDSLPEEHRVVVLDAAKKANVLNREAMAIQDQKDIDFLVERGMIACYPNDEEMETFRSAGQPAYVEWLKETVGEDWLEKSLQCARRANEKAKE
- the glgP gene encoding alpha-glucan family phosphorylase, with protein sequence MITTHHQRELGSSIRRLMETDPAFRPVAYLSMEIGIKESIPTYSGGLGILAGDILKSAADLGVPIVGVTLLYRKGYFQQSFNTDGWQMEKPVLWQPVQELTLLPNQITLTLQDREVHVRTWQYEILGISGHPVPVFFLDTDFEDNHPDDRKLTWHLYGGDQTYRLCQEMVLGVGGLRMLRDLGYKNIETFHMNEGHAGFLTLELMREQGYFDVDKIREQVIFTTHTPVPAGHDFFRFDLVDRVISQQASMNLKRMLPNSDGVSMTELGIRFSRYVNAVSKKHAEVSRKMFSMPEIDWITNGIHPGTWISNGIRRLLNAHIPGWEHDPGRLVQAVKIPPDEIWSAHQASKLRLLALIMEQTKQQFDLNTLTIGFARRAATYKRADLLFSNIKRLLEVGANRIQLVFAGKSHPRDDGGKAVLQRLLNVSQKVGDMIPIVFLEDYDMDKGAMITQGVDLWLNTPIRPREASGTSGMKCAINGVMNFSVLDGWWIEGWMEDATGWSIGPDPMESDMIHYDESLDVNDLYDKLENKIIPTYYDNREKWIWMMQRNIAFNGSYFNTHRVVREYCEKAYNVSFRGM
- a CDS encoding TRAP transporter small permease — its product is MQNGVGLNDSAGALGSAWLRRLERISAWGACILLAINVGDIIIGVMCRYVFKSSLIWTEEAARFSLVWMVMVGALGAALRGDHMVIDFVVPHLPAPLRRLIEWGRFVLSLSVFLLMIYVGTVNAFQMKGMRTIALG
- a CDS encoding DUF3536 domain-containing protein; amino-acid sequence: MKTERRTGVIFLNRFICLHGHFYQPPRENPWIGEIEIQESAAPWHDWNERIAEECYGPNAAARLFDDQGWIRSIVNNYSRISFNFGPTLLSWMEQKRPEYYRCILEADRLGARRFSGHGPAIAQAYNHMIMPLANKRDKITQVHWGLEDFRRRFGRDPEGLWLPETAVDSETLDILTENGIRFVILAPRQADSVRSGRSSSWIGVAGERVDTSRPYVCSLSSGREIAVFFYHGALAQKVAFGDALRNGGDFARMLIDSVCGGGSADPRLVSVATDGETFGHHHKYGDMALAYCLDTIERSREAALTVYGEFLEFYPPMEEVRIVENSSWSCVHGVGRWKEDCGCSAHSRPGWNQSWRAPLRAAMDGLRDSAATLFERDSAGLFPDPWGARNRYIDVFFDRSRSSPAGFVEGEAGRALSHDERVKGLRLMELQLNLNLMYTSCGWFFDDISGIENIQVMAYAARALELCGYLFPGEDLWTPFMDSLERAPSNIAELENGRRVFEVFVTPSMSNLLRAGAHYAFSSLFSRTEGEVKLDREDSFYTYRIPYCSMRRVKTDGRVYVIGDLAVRSELTLDEKELFVAALHVGGRKALCGVAEKSAFAEDGFAERLEDSLREGNERTLVEVFGHNTFSFRHLFKDDQQRILNRIISADVEEVVSSLRRTVSGYSDLLFYLTDIGMPIPDVLRSAAEVVLNDDLRHDFEAEQPDIKLIEKKISGGTRLGIHVDSAFVRHSGMSLLKRLFDSLERSPLDELALRRIMELLLFFRDQGLEMDLWDAQNKFARIIVENGDLSCCGGLYDALGEMLRIRRTGVGADFPDRAALRTDRRHQGG